In one window of Notolabrus celidotus isolate fNotCel1 chromosome 17, fNotCel1.pri, whole genome shotgun sequence DNA:
- the LOC117828775 gene encoding sialic acid-binding Ig-like lectin 13 — protein sequence MSANMFLIVLFVPGARTWCREWSGLFITSPQRMEALNGSCLLIPCNFSARYEHQFVSTRETFGLWFKENQITYNPRNVVFDSSGTVLKYPISITGDLKEKNCTTLFSNINATFKGIYYFRIMNWPFRSTAACDPLNITVRDSPPSPRIEISGDLKEEESVTITCSALTPCPHSPPKLTWSLQRDSLNNMEENTDGTFTTQIQESITLSEHHDGYNITCSATYPVNEGRDVRTAEETKTLSVSYSPRNTSVLISPSDPVSAGSTVNLTCSCRGNPPVVHFVWYRISDGRLELIKVDSQVYVLKVTSSDRGRSFLCGCRNDRDIQLSTGLQLIFEGDHSSEPVGLEVVLKILGILLLVSTLIIFEWWFRSRRSMKPVKEAEEADYVNTAAEFPSSQQGVLTSQAASGRPI from the exons ATGTCAGCCAACATGTTTCTGATTGTCCTCTTTGTGCCAG GGGCTCGGACTTGGTGTCGTGAATGGTCAGGTCTCTTCATCACTTCACCTCAGAGGATGGAGGCTCTGAATGGATCTTGTTTGCTGATCCCGTGTAACTTCAGCGCTAGATATGAACATCAGTTTGTCAGCACAAGAGAAACATTTGGACTGTGGTTCAAAGAAAACCAAATTACATACAATCCAAGAAATGTGGTTTTTGACAGTAGTGGGACAGTTCTCAAATATCCAATCAGCATAACTGGAGACCTGAAGGAGAAAAACTGCACCACTCTGTTCTCCAACATCAATGCAACATTTAAAGGCATTTACTACTTCAGAATCATGAACTGGCCATTCAGGTCAACAGCTGCCTGTGACCCTCTGAACATAACAGTGAGAG ATTCTCCTCCGAGCCCCAGAATAGAGATCTCAGGagacctgaaggaggaggagtctgtCACTATAACCTGCTCAGCTCTCACTCCCTGTCCACACTCTCCTCCTAAACTCACCTGGAGTCTCCAAAGAGACTCtctcaacaacatggaggaaaacacagatggaACCTTTACAACTCAAATCCAGGAGAgcatcactctgtcagagcacCATGATGGATACAACATCACCTGTTCTGCCACATATCCTGTGAATGAAGGCAGAGATgtgaggacagcagaggagacaaagactCTCAGTGTTTCAT ACTCTCCCAGGAACACCTCGGTGTTGATCTCTCCCTCTGATCCGGTGTCAGCTGGCAGCACGGTGAACCTGACTTGCTCATGCAGAGGAAACCCTCCTGTCGTCCACTTTGTCTGGTACAGGATCAGTGATGGCAGGCTGGAACTGATCAAAGTGGATTCACAGGTTTATGTCCTTAAGGTGACCAGCAGTGATCGAGGGAGATCCTTCCTCTGTGGATGCAGAAATGATCGAGACATTCAACTATCAacaggactccagctgatatttGAAG GTGATCACTCGTCTGAACCTGTTGGCCTTGAAGTGGTTTTGAAGATCCTGGGAATCCTGTTGCTTGTCAGTACACTGATCATCTTTGAGTG GTGGTTTCGATCAAGACGCTCCATGAAACCAGTGAAG GAAGCAGAGGAAGCTGACTATGTCAACACAGCGGCTGAGTTTCCATCATCGCAGCAGGGAGTACTGACTTCACAAGCTGCTTCAGGGAGACCTATCTGA
- the LOC117829317 gene encoding vascular cell adhesion protein 1-like — protein RQKTVQALSGSCLQIPCNFTATSGEEIDSTGNISGVWIKNDSRFAFNPDNVVFNSSRRINSYTMNLTGNLREKNCTTLFSNVLTSYTDTYFFRIESSTFSATASCDPLHITVKDSPPSPRIEISGDLKEEESVTITCSALTPCPHSPPKLTWSLQRDSLNNMEENTDGTFTTQFQESITLSEHHDGYNITCSATYPVNEGRDVRTAEETKTLSVSYAPKHTSVSISPSGLVSAGTLVNLTCSSRAKPPVSRFTWFRISNNRPVMVSEGESYSLNVTEGGVYYCMATSHLGNQTSSRIHLSTSVHSQFGVGVYITVKVLGIVLLYSTIVIFECCFWFKCCNKSVKEGVR, from the exons AGGCAGAAGACGGTGCAGGCACTGAGTGGATCTTGTTTGCAGATCCCGTGTAACTTTACAGCTACATCAGGTGAAGAGATTGACAGCACAGGGAACATCTCCGGAGTGTGGATTAAAAATGACTCCAGATTTGCCTTCAATCCAGACAATGTGGTTTTCAACAGCAGCCGAAGAATTAACAGCTACACCATGAATCTGACTGGAAACCTGAGGGAGAAAAACTGCACCACTCTGTTTTCAAATGTCCTCACAAGTTACACAGACACGTACTTCTTCAGAATAGAGAGCAGCACATTCAGTGCAACAGCTTCTTGTGATCCTCTACACATCACAGTTAAAG ATTCTCCTCCGAGCCCCAGAATAGAGATCTCAGGagacctgaaggaggaggagtctgtCACTATAACCTGCTCAGCTCTCACTCCCTGTCCACACTCTCCTCCTAAACTCACCTGGAGTCTCCAAAGAGACTCtctcaacaacatggaggaaaacacagatggaACCTTTACAACTCAATTCCAGGAGAgcatcactctgtcagagcacCATGATGGATACAACATCACCTGTTCTGCCACATATCCTGTGAATGAAGGCAGAGATgtgaggacagcagaggagacaaagactCTCAGTGTTTCAT ATGCTCCTAAACACACCTCAGTGTCCATCAGTCCATCAGGTTTGGTGTCAGCAGGTACCCTGGTTAACCTGACCTGCTCCAGCAGAGCCAAGCCTCCTGTCAGCAGGTTCACCTGGTTCAGGATCAGCAACAACAGACCTGTGATGGTATCTGAAGGAGAGTCTTACAGCCTTAATGTGACTGAAGGAGGAGTTTATTACTGCATGGCCACAAGTCATCTTGGTAATCAGACGTCTTCAAGGATTCATTTGAGTACTTCAG TTCATTCACAGTTCGGGGTTGGTGTCTACATCACAGTCAAGGTCCTTGGAATAGTTCTTCTCTACAGTACAATCGTCATCTTTGAGTG ttgcTTTTGGTTCAAATGCTGCAACAAATCAGTCAAG GAAGGTGTACGCTGA